From Macaca mulatta isolate MMU2019108-1 chromosome 3, T2T-MMU8v2.0, whole genome shotgun sequence, the proteins below share one genomic window:
- the CEP41 gene encoding centrosomal protein of 41 kDa, translated as MSLRRHIGNPEYLMKRIPQNPRYQHVKSRLDTGNSMTKYTEKLEEIKKNYRYKKDELFKRLKVTTFAQLIIQVASLSDQTLEVTAEEIQRLEDNDSAASDPDAETTARTNGKGNPGEQSPSPEQLINNAGAGDSSRSTLQSVISGVGELDLDKGPVKKAEPNTKDKPYPDCPFLLLDVRDRDSYQQCHIVGAYSYPIATLSRTMNPYSNDILEYKNAHGKIIILYDDDERLASQAATTMCERGFENLFMLSGGLKVLAQKFPEGLITGSLPASCQQALPPGSARKRSSPKVPPLPAENKWRFTPEDLKKIEYYLEEEQGPADHPSRLNQANSSGRDSKVPGARSTQNLPGGGPASHSNPRSLSSGHLQGKPWK; from the exons gtaACAGTATGACTAAATATACTGAGAAGCTCGAAGAGATTAAGAAAA ATTATAGATACAAAAAAGATGAGCTTTTCAAGAGACTAAAAGTTACAACTTTTGCCCAGCTG ATCATCCAAGTTGCTTCCCTCTCTGATCAAACACTGGAAGTGACAGCTGAGGAGATTCAAAGGCTGGAAG ACAATGATTCTGCAGCTTCAGACCCTGATGCTGAAACCACTGCCAGGACTAATGGGAAAGGAAATCCAGGTGAGCAGTCGCCGAGCCCTGAGCAGCTCATAAACAACGCAGGAGCAGGGGACTCCAGCCGCTCAACCCTTCAGAG TGTCATCAGTGGTGTTGGGGAACTGGATCTAGACAAAGGGCCAGTGAAGAAAGCAGAGCCCAATACCAAAGACAAACCTTATCCTGACTGCCCCTTCCTGCTGCTAGATGTGCGTGATAGAGATTCTTACCAGCAGTGCCACATTGTTGGAG cTTACAGTTACCCAATTGCAACTCTGTCTAGAACAATGAACCCTTATTCAAATGATATTCTTGAATAT AAAAATGCCCATGGCAAGATCATCATTCTGTATGACGACGATGAAAGGCTGGCCAGTCAGGCGGCCACCACCATGTGCGAGCGTGGATTTGAAAACCTCTTCATGCTTTCCGGAG GTCTAAAAGTCTTAGCTCAGAAATTCCCGGAAGGACTGATTACTGGTTCCCTGCCAGCGTCTTGCCAGCAGGCCCTTCCTCCTGGTTCTGCCCGGAAACGATCCAGCCCCAAAGTGCCACCCCTACCAGCTGAGAACAAATGGAGATTTACCCCAGAAGACTTAAAAAAGATAGAATATTATCTGGAAGAGGAGCAAGGGCCTGCAGATCATCCTA GCCGACTGAACCAAGCTAACTCCTCTGGAAGAGACTCCAAGGTGCCTGGTGCCCGAAGCACTCAGAATCTGCCTGGCGGGGGCCCTGCCAGCCATTCAAACCCCCGCTCCCTCAGCAGTGGCCACCTGCAAGGCAAACCCTGGAAGTAA
- the CEP41 gene encoding centrosomal protein of 41 kDa isoform X1 — protein MCVSRKKSWLLLGRSGHISGNSMTKYTEKLEEIKKNYRYKKDELFKRLKVTTFAQLIIQVASLSDQTLEVTAEEIQRLEDNDSAASDPDAETTARTNGKGNPGEQSPSPEQLINNAGAGDSSRSTLQSVISGVGELDLDKGPVKKAEPNTKDKPYPDCPFLLLDVRDRDSYQQCHIVGAYSYPIATLSRTMNPYSNDILEYKNAHGKIIILYDDDERLASQAATTMCERGFENLFMLSGGLKVLAQKFPEGLITGSLPASCQQALPPGSARKRSSPKVPPLPAENKWRFTPEDLKKIEYYLEEEQGPADHPSRLNQANSSGRDSKVPGARSTQNLPGGGPASHSNPRSLSSGHLQGKPWK, from the exons AtgtgtgtgtccaggaagaaATCGTGGCTTCTGCTCGGAAGATCTGGTCACATCTCAG gtaACAGTATGACTAAATATACTGAGAAGCTCGAAGAGATTAAGAAAA ATTATAGATACAAAAAAGATGAGCTTTTCAAGAGACTAAAAGTTACAACTTTTGCCCAGCTG ATCATCCAAGTTGCTTCCCTCTCTGATCAAACACTGGAAGTGACAGCTGAGGAGATTCAAAGGCTGGAAG ACAATGATTCTGCAGCTTCAGACCCTGATGCTGAAACCACTGCCAGGACTAATGGGAAAGGAAATCCAGGTGAGCAGTCGCCGAGCCCTGAGCAGCTCATAAACAACGCAGGAGCAGGGGACTCCAGCCGCTCAACCCTTCAGAG TGTCATCAGTGGTGTTGGGGAACTGGATCTAGACAAAGGGCCAGTGAAGAAAGCAGAGCCCAATACCAAAGACAAACCTTATCCTGACTGCCCCTTCCTGCTGCTAGATGTGCGTGATAGAGATTCTTACCAGCAGTGCCACATTGTTGGAG cTTACAGTTACCCAATTGCAACTCTGTCTAGAACAATGAACCCTTATTCAAATGATATTCTTGAATAT AAAAATGCCCATGGCAAGATCATCATTCTGTATGACGACGATGAAAGGCTGGCCAGTCAGGCGGCCACCACCATGTGCGAGCGTGGATTTGAAAACCTCTTCATGCTTTCCGGAG GTCTAAAAGTCTTAGCTCAGAAATTCCCGGAAGGACTGATTACTGGTTCCCTGCCAGCGTCTTGCCAGCAGGCCCTTCCTCCTGGTTCTGCCCGGAAACGATCCAGCCCCAAAGTGCCACCCCTACCAGCTGAGAACAAATGGAGATTTACCCCAGAAGACTTAAAAAAGATAGAATATTATCTGGAAGAGGAGCAAGGGCCTGCAGATCATCCTA GCCGACTGAACCAAGCTAACTCCTCTGGAAGAGACTCCAAGGTGCCTGGTGCCCGAAGCACTCAGAATCTGCCTGGCGGGGGCCCTGCCAGCCATTCAAACCCCCGCTCCCTCAGCAGTGGCCACCTGCAAGGCAAACCCTGGAAGTAA
- the CEP41 gene encoding centrosomal protein of 41 kDa isoform X2: MTKYTEKLEEIKKNYRYKKDELFKRLKVTTFAQLIIQVASLSDQTLEVTAEEIQRLEDNDSAASDPDAETTARTNGKGNPGEQSPSPEQLINNAGAGDSSRSTLQSVISGVGELDLDKGPVKKAEPNTKDKPYPDCPFLLLDVRDRDSYQQCHIVGAYSYPIATLSRTMNPYSNDILEYKNAHGKIIILYDDDERLASQAATTMCERGFENLFMLSGGLKVLAQKFPEGLITGSLPASCQQALPPGSARKRSSPKVPPLPAENKWRFTPEDLKKIEYYLEEEQGPADHPSRLNQANSSGRDSKVPGARSTQNLPGGGPASHSNPRSLSSGHLQGKPWK, from the exons ATGACTAAATATACTGAGAAGCTCGAAGAGATTAAGAAAA ATTATAGATACAAAAAAGATGAGCTTTTCAAGAGACTAAAAGTTACAACTTTTGCCCAGCTG ATCATCCAAGTTGCTTCCCTCTCTGATCAAACACTGGAAGTGACAGCTGAGGAGATTCAAAGGCTGGAAG ACAATGATTCTGCAGCTTCAGACCCTGATGCTGAAACCACTGCCAGGACTAATGGGAAAGGAAATCCAGGTGAGCAGTCGCCGAGCCCTGAGCAGCTCATAAACAACGCAGGAGCAGGGGACTCCAGCCGCTCAACCCTTCAGAG TGTCATCAGTGGTGTTGGGGAACTGGATCTAGACAAAGGGCCAGTGAAGAAAGCAGAGCCCAATACCAAAGACAAACCTTATCCTGACTGCCCCTTCCTGCTGCTAGATGTGCGTGATAGAGATTCTTACCAGCAGTGCCACATTGTTGGAG cTTACAGTTACCCAATTGCAACTCTGTCTAGAACAATGAACCCTTATTCAAATGATATTCTTGAATAT AAAAATGCCCATGGCAAGATCATCATTCTGTATGACGACGATGAAAGGCTGGCCAGTCAGGCGGCCACCACCATGTGCGAGCGTGGATTTGAAAACCTCTTCATGCTTTCCGGAG GTCTAAAAGTCTTAGCTCAGAAATTCCCGGAAGGACTGATTACTGGTTCCCTGCCAGCGTCTTGCCAGCAGGCCCTTCCTCCTGGTTCTGCCCGGAAACGATCCAGCCCCAAAGTGCCACCCCTACCAGCTGAGAACAAATGGAGATTTACCCCAGAAGACTTAAAAAAGATAGAATATTATCTGGAAGAGGAGCAAGGGCCTGCAGATCATCCTA GCCGACTGAACCAAGCTAACTCCTCTGGAAGAGACTCCAAGGTGCCTGGTGCCCGAAGCACTCAGAATCTGCCTGGCGGGGGCCCTGCCAGCCATTCAAACCCCCGCTCCCTCAGCAGTGGCCACCTGCAAGGCAAACCCTGGAAGTAA